Proteins encoded by one window of Emticicia oligotrophica DSM 17448:
- a CDS encoding RagB/SusD family nutrient uptake outer membrane protein, translated as MKNTIYTKLLITALLAFSISSCKEDLLDPVPKTSVSDLSAYDTPDRIESLVNGLYRGVKNGNFLGGRYFIYNDIRGEEFLNQTNNGVTGLQTWNFTVNASSNEVNNLWNSAYAAVNNMNLFLDKVDAAPAKITTEKIANYKGEARFLRALTYFSLVNVYAQPFTKDNGASLGLPLRLKGETGAGNSNNLKRSTVAEVYSQILDDLNFAEANLPANYSTQDLNVTRAHKNSAIALKVKVYLAMGKYNDVVNEASKIVPAAAPYKAANGVRHELNANFASIFTSYRTLESILSMPMATNDVPGTQNQLAFYYLAGPVGGGEFSLNPTGIYGSKSFEDTDDRKKLTSVSGTRIYLTKFPGGSPYIDWVPVMRYAEVLLSYAEARARLTVGVDASAVAMLNAVRSRSKGSVLAPTTKEELISAILTERRIEFLGEGLRAFDISRLNAPFPAKGPVNAVNPSQSEYIWPIPTTELAVNKDCVPNP; from the coding sequence ATGAAAAATACAATATATACTAAATTACTTATCACTGCCCTCTTGGCATTTTCGATAAGTAGCTGTAAAGAAGACTTACTAGACCCAGTTCCTAAGACTTCAGTATCTGATTTAAGTGCATACGATACGCCAGACCGAATTGAGTCATTAGTAAATGGTCTGTATCGTGGGGTAAAGAATGGTAACTTTTTAGGTGGACGTTATTTTATTTATAATGACATCAGAGGAGAAGAATTCTTAAACCAAACTAACAATGGTGTGACTGGTCTTCAGACTTGGAACTTCACTGTGAATGCTTCTTCAAATGAAGTAAACAACCTTTGGAACTCAGCTTATGCGGCTGTCAACAATATGAATCTATTTTTAGATAAAGTTGATGCTGCTCCAGCTAAGATTACTACCGAAAAGATAGCTAACTATAAAGGTGAAGCTCGTTTCTTACGTGCATTAACCTATTTTTCATTGGTAAATGTTTACGCTCAACCATTTACAAAGGATAATGGTGCTTCATTGGGCTTACCATTACGTTTGAAAGGTGAAACAGGTGCAGGTAATTCAAATAATTTGAAGCGTTCGACTGTTGCAGAAGTTTATTCACAAATTTTAGATGATTTAAACTTTGCTGAAGCAAACTTACCAGCAAACTACTCAACACAAGATTTGAACGTTACACGTGCACACAAAAATTCAGCTATTGCTCTCAAAGTAAAAGTTTACTTAGCAATGGGTAAATATAATGATGTGGTTAACGAAGCGTCTAAGATTGTTCCTGCGGCAGCACCATATAAAGCAGCTAATGGTGTAAGACATGAATTAAATGCAAATTTTGCATCAATTTTTACTTCTTACAGAACTCTTGAGTCAATCCTTTCGATGCCAATGGCTACTAATGACGTGCCGGGTACACAAAATCAATTGGCATTCTACTATTTAGCTGGTCCAGTTGGTGGTGGTGAGTTTTCTTTGAATCCAACGGGTATCTATGGCTCAAAAAGCTTTGAAGATACAGATGACCGTAAAAAACTTACTTCAGTTAGTGGTACAAGAATTTATTTAACTAAATTCCCAGGAGGCTCACCTTACATTGATTGGGTTCCAGTAATGCGTTATGCTGAAGTACTTTTGAGTTATGCAGAAGCTAGAGCTCGTCTGACAGTTGGTGTTGATGCTTCGGCAGTAGCTATGTTGAATGCTGTACGTTCTCGTTCGAAGGGTTCGGTACTAGCTCCAACTACTAAAGAAGAATTAATCTCAGCAATTCTTACTGAGCGAAGAATAGAATTTTTAGGAGAAGGATTAAGAGCATTTGATATCAGTCGTTTGAATGCACCGTTCCCTGCAAAAGGCCCGGTTAATGCTGTAAATCCTAGCCAATCAGAATATATTTGGCCAATTCCTACAACAGAATTAGCAGTAAATAAAGACTGCGTTCCTAATCCTTAA
- a CDS encoding SusC/RagA family TonB-linked outer membrane protein — protein sequence MKKNLLLSLLGVFMSLAVLAQGKKITGKVTSSDDGSGLPGVSVQVKGTSKGSQTDIEGNYSIEAPSGSTLVFSFVGMNTQEVKVGNQSVVNVSLGADTKQLSEVVVTAIGIQREKKALAYAVSNVNAEALQQRSEPDALRALNGKVPGVNIISGGGAPGQATRITIRGANSFTGNNQPLFVVDGIPFDNSVNATDGFNQNTVTSNRAYDIDPNNVESMTILKGAAASALYGSRAANGVVVITTKAGSKNAKKGLEVTYNSSYSTEKISTVPDYQNSYTQGSNQTYNGGFIGNWGSAFPAEVDRINQALGFERYSKIIDGNYAAGFVPNPIVGVAYGAARYKTAFPQFLDANGNAVPYELKPYDIIGGFFRRGNVVENSFNISSTGDKTTISAGASRMTNQGIIPNSNSDRTTLNFGGNATLANKLNISGNVNYVSTNQKSPQSGAGYFADYGGLAASGSIYSRLFYLPRNYDLNGLPFENPVTGANVFYRALDNPLWTAKYNTYTSQVNRVFGNMALNYDVTPWLALTAKGGINTYSETRREVYRPGGNSVPLGQVTRRDITNTELDFTFLASANKDITENINMRLLAGFNANQRYNNIAFALGQTIIDPNLLILGGTNTQFASERRSLRRLYGIFAEYGVSYKNYAFLTATVRNDHSSTLPKANNSYIYPSVSGSFIFTEAFKLPTNILNFGKIRANVAKVGKDADPYQVFTTYNFAVQYFNASPISATSIPTTLNNATLKPEFTTEYEVGTELQFFKNRIGVDLAYFNRVSTDLIVTARIPTSSGFDFKATNAGKIKNYGVELGLTLVPVKLNNGFTWTSFVAFTRLRSEVVDAGPSGELFLGGTGLSSLGTMHRNGFPYGMIYGSRNARDDQGNVLINPTTGLPLQEPTSQILANPAPKYTLGWTNTLSFKGFNLSVLMDYRHGGSMFSATAASLLLRGQLKFSEDREGMRVIPGVLGDPQTYKPLLNDAGKTIPNTIPMTAFQSHFSNGFGAYGADETNIYDITTIRVREVSLGYTVPKAFLKKTLPFFGSMRLSVSGRNLWFKSPNMLTGLNFDPEVLSNFADSNIQGFDLGAAPSTRRFGANLSVSF from the coding sequence ATGAAGAAGAATCTACTTCTTAGTTTGCTAGGAGTCTTTATGTCTTTGGCCGTGTTGGCTCAAGGTAAAAAGATTACTGGTAAAGTAACGTCATCAGATGATGGCTCAGGATTGCCGGGTGTATCGGTACAAGTAAAAGGTACTTCAAAGGGGTCTCAAACAGACATAGAGGGTAATTACTCTATTGAAGCTCCATCTGGAAGTACTTTGGTATTTAGTTTTGTGGGTATGAACACCCAAGAAGTGAAAGTAGGTAACCAATCAGTAGTAAACGTTTCTTTGGGAGCTGATACTAAGCAACTCTCAGAAGTAGTTGTAACTGCCATCGGTATTCAACGTGAGAAGAAAGCCTTGGCTTATGCAGTTTCAAACGTAAACGCTGAAGCTCTTCAACAACGTTCAGAACCAGATGCCCTTCGTGCATTAAATGGTAAAGTTCCGGGTGTAAACATTATCTCTGGTGGTGGTGCTCCTGGTCAGGCTACTCGTATCACAATTCGTGGTGCAAACTCATTTACTGGAAATAACCAGCCTTTATTCGTTGTTGATGGTATTCCTTTCGATAACTCGGTGAATGCGACTGATGGTTTTAACCAAAATACAGTAACTTCAAACCGTGCTTATGACATTGACCCTAATAACGTTGAGTCAATGACTATCTTGAAAGGTGCTGCTGCTTCTGCTCTTTATGGATCACGTGCAGCCAATGGTGTAGTGGTAATCACAACTAAAGCTGGTAGCAAAAATGCTAAAAAAGGTTTAGAAGTAACATATAATTCATCATACTCTACTGAGAAAATTTCAACTGTTCCTGATTACCAAAATTCATATACCCAAGGTTCTAACCAAACTTATAATGGTGGTTTCATTGGTAACTGGGGTTCTGCATTCCCAGCTGAGGTTGACCGTATCAACCAAGCTTTAGGTTTTGAGCGTTATTCAAAAATTATTGATGGTAATTATGCTGCTGGTTTTGTTCCAAACCCAATCGTAGGTGTTGCTTATGGTGCAGCTCGTTATAAAACTGCATTCCCACAGTTTTTAGATGCTAATGGAAACGCAGTTCCTTATGAACTGAAGCCTTATGATATCATTGGTGGTTTCTTCCGTCGTGGTAATGTTGTTGAGAATAGCTTTAATATCAGCTCGACTGGTGATAAAACTACTATCAGTGCTGGTGCATCTCGCATGACTAACCAAGGTATTATCCCTAACTCAAACTCAGACCGTACGACTTTGAACTTTGGTGGTAATGCAACTTTAGCAAATAAATTAAATATCAGTGGTAACGTAAACTACGTAAGCACCAACCAAAAATCACCACAATCAGGTGCTGGTTATTTTGCTGACTACGGTGGTTTAGCTGCTTCAGGTTCTATCTATTCTCGTTTATTCTATTTACCTCGTAACTATGATTTGAATGGTCTTCCATTTGAAAACCCAGTTACTGGTGCAAACGTATTCTATCGTGCCTTAGATAATCCACTTTGGACTGCGAAATACAATACTTATACTAGCCAAGTAAACCGTGTATTCGGAAACATGGCCTTGAATTATGATGTAACTCCTTGGTTAGCTTTAACTGCAAAAGGTGGTATCAATACATATAGTGAGACACGTAGAGAGGTTTATCGTCCGGGTGGTAACTCTGTTCCACTAGGTCAGGTTACACGTCGTGATATCACAAATACAGAATTAGACTTCACTTTCTTAGCATCTGCTAATAAAGATATTACTGAAAACATTAATATGCGTTTATTAGCGGGTTTCAATGCTAACCAACGTTATAATAATATTGCTTTTGCTTTAGGCCAAACTATCATTGACCCTAACTTATTGATTTTAGGTGGTACAAACACTCAGTTTGCATCAGAAAGAAGAAGCTTACGTCGTTTATATGGTATCTTTGCTGAATATGGTGTTTCATACAAAAACTATGCTTTCTTAACAGCAACAGTTCGTAATGACCACTCTTCAACTTTACCAAAAGCAAACAATAGTTATATTTATCCTTCAGTAAGTGGTTCATTTATCTTTACTGAAGCTTTCAAATTACCAACGAATATCTTGAATTTTGGTAAGATTCGTGCAAACGTTGCGAAAGTAGGTAAAGACGCTGACCCTTATCAAGTATTTACTACTTATAATTTCGCGGTTCAGTACTTCAATGCGTCTCCAATTTCAGCAACTTCTATTCCAACTACGTTGAATAATGCTACTTTGAAGCCTGAATTTACAACTGAATATGAAGTTGGTACAGAATTACAATTCTTCAAAAACAGAATTGGCGTTGACTTAGCTTATTTCAATCGTGTTTCTACAGACTTGATTGTAACTGCTCGTATCCCTACATCATCTGGTTTTGATTTCAAAGCAACAAATGCTGGTAAAATTAAAAACTACGGTGTTGAATTAGGTTTAACATTGGTTCCAGTTAAGTTAAACAATGGCTTCACTTGGACTTCATTTGTGGCATTTACACGTCTTCGTTCAGAAGTTGTTGATGCTGGCCCAAGTGGTGAGTTATTCTTAGGTGGTACTGGTTTATCATCATTAGGAACAATGCACCGTAATGGTTTCCCTTATGGTATGATTTATGGTTCAAGAAATGCTCGTGATGACCAAGGTAATGTATTAATCAACCCAACAACTGGTTTACCATTACAAGAGCCAACTTCACAAATCTTAGCAAATCCTGCTCCTAAATATACTTTAGGTTGGACAAATACATTGAGTTTCAAAGGATTTAACTTGTCAGTATTGATGGATTACCGTCATGGTGGAAGTATGTTCTCTGCTACAGCTGCTTCATTATTGTTGAGAGGCCAGTTGAAATTCTCTGAAGACCGTGAAGGAATGCGTGTAATTCCAGGTGTTTTAGGCGATCCTCAAACATACAAGCCATTGTTGAATGATGCAGGAAAAACTATTCCTAACACTATTCCAATGACTGCGTTCCAATCACACTTCTCAAATGGTTTTGGTGCTTATGGTGCTGATGAAACAAATATCTATGATATCACTACTATTCGTGTACGTGAGGTTTCATTGGGTTATACAGTTCCTAAAGCTTTCTTGAAGAAAACATTGCCATTCTTTGGTAGTATGAGACTTTCAGTTTCTGGTAGAAACCTTTGGTTCAAATCACCAAACATGTTAACTGGTTTGAATTTCGACCCAGAGGTACTATCGAACTTTGCTGACTCAAATATCCAAGGTTTCGACTTAGGTGCAGCTCCATCAACTCGTCGTTTTGGTGCTAACTTATCTGTATCGTTCTAA
- a CDS encoding SusD/RagB family nutrient-binding outer membrane lipoprotein, protein MKLKYISKVLLTTGLISLLSGCNLTDLDINQDPNRPTVASTKLLLPTAEIAVVNAITAVNDNAMGFAGLLSSADNFDLNNQSYNGTWNGFYRNMNNVEAIIKASTNSPHYLGVGQALKAFAMGNFVDTFGDCPYTEAWKGNAETAITSPKFDKDSDIYEALIKLCDEAVANLSKTTADPLNATADFMYGGSAAKWIRFAKSVKIKLLLNSRKGRASGNADLAAAIAAGGYITSAADDFTYNFSTASSPEGRHPWFQSAYLADNGFAYPAHQLMEEMIFNKDPRLDFYFYRQTSTILDPANPTDRGTIPYGGTYLVRKPSFLAKWANVFGSAPSNDDLKYIAGFFGRDRGDNTGVPQDGALRTAPGCYPAGGLYGGRSVTPRALTGGRGSGNGIWPLLTSNNLKYYQIEAILDGTASGDAKALFEAAIREHISRVVALGLKVDAANAVAPTAAYINDYVAAQLKLYDAAPSNAAKLNVVMKQMWYSSWGQGMEIWNAMRRTGFPTTINNPIIKPPRQYALRLPYPSQEGSLNPNATPKLTEVIFDRDPVFWDKVKIKWEF, encoded by the coding sequence ATGAAATTAAAATACATATCAAAAGTATTACTTACTACGGGTCTAATAAGCCTGTTAAGTGGGTGTAATTTGACGGACTTGGATATTAATCAAGATCCTAACCGACCGACTGTAGCTTCTACAAAACTTTTGTTGCCTACTGCTGAAATTGCTGTTGTGAACGCTATTACTGCCGTGAACGACAACGCAATGGGGTTTGCAGGTTTGTTGAGTAGTGCTGATAACTTCGATTTGAATAACCAGTCTTACAATGGTACTTGGAATGGCTTCTATCGTAATATGAATAACGTTGAGGCAATTATCAAAGCAAGTACAAATAGCCCACACTATTTGGGTGTTGGACAAGCATTGAAAGCGTTTGCTATGGGTAACTTCGTTGATACTTTTGGCGATTGCCCTTATACTGAAGCATGGAAAGGTAATGCTGAAACTGCAATTACATCACCGAAATTTGATAAAGACTCTGATATCTATGAAGCTTTAATTAAACTTTGTGATGAAGCTGTTGCAAACCTTTCGAAAACAACTGCTGACCCATTAAATGCAACTGCAGATTTCATGTATGGTGGTTCTGCTGCAAAATGGATTAGATTTGCTAAATCGGTTAAAATCAAGTTATTATTGAACTCTAGAAAGGGCCGTGCAAGTGGAAATGCTGATTTAGCTGCCGCAATTGCTGCGGGTGGTTATATTACTTCTGCTGCTGATGATTTTACTTACAACTTTAGTACTGCTTCTTCTCCAGAAGGACGTCATCCTTGGTTCCAATCTGCTTATTTAGCTGATAATGGTTTTGCATATCCTGCACACCAATTAATGGAAGAAATGATTTTTAATAAAGACCCACGTTTAGATTTCTATTTCTACCGTCAGACAAGTACAATTCTTGACCCAGCTAACCCAACTGATAGAGGTACAATTCCTTACGGTGGTACATACTTAGTTCGTAAGCCATCATTCTTAGCTAAATGGGCGAATGTATTTGGTTCAGCACCTAGCAACGATGATTTGAAATACATTGCTGGTTTCTTTGGTCGTGATAGAGGAGATAATACGGGTGTTCCTCAGGATGGTGCTCTTCGTACTGCTCCTGGTTGCTATCCTGCTGGTGGTCTTTATGGTGGTCGTTCAGTTACGCCAAGAGCATTAACAGGTGGTAGAGGTTCAGGTAATGGTATTTGGCCATTGCTTACAAGTAATAATTTGAAGTATTATCAAATTGAAGCTATTCTTGATGGTACAGCTTCTGGTGATGCTAAGGCTTTATTTGAAGCTGCTATCAGAGAACATATCTCTCGTGTTGTGGCTTTAGGTTTGAAAGTTGATGCAGCAAATGCTGTTGCTCCAACTGCAGCTTACATTAATGATTATGTTGCAGCTCAATTGAAATTATATGATGCGGCTCCATCGAACGCTGCGAAGTTGAATGTAGTGATGAAGCAAATGTGGTATTCTTCTTGGGGACAAGGTATGGAAATTTGGAACGCAATGCGTCGTACTGGATTCCCTACAACAATTAATAACCCAATTATTAAGCCACCAAGACAATACGCTTTACGTTTGCCTTATCCGTCGCAAGAAGGTAGCTTGAACCCTAATGCAACACCTAAATTGACAGAGGTAATCTTCGATAGAGACCCTGTGTTCTGGGATAAGGTTAAAATTAAATGGGAATTCTAA
- a CDS encoding monooxygenase: protein MSEINFYEHIAPIIHKNCTPCHQPNKVGPFNLISYEDVAKRAKFIARVTETRYMPPFPADRKFQAYLNERSLTVGEITKIKLWIEGGLKEGVKKNSSINISTQKEETKPDLILKMNKPYQVLGENVEDFRFFNLPSNTTISQYITGIGFKPGNKKVVHHSRLMVDTTNSMREIDGLSETDSRIYEFQKTALKDEFLYGWVPGNDKIQFPKGTGIRLNAQSDFLLNMHYAPSPIPDTDQSEIELYFAKEPIEREVKNFILRENDISNKPFLIKAGEKATFFISKKIDKPMSLISVLPHMHLIGKTFRAFAITPDGEVVNLVKIDSWEFNWQMTYQFKKLLKIPAGTTFIVEASYDNSVENPENPYNPPREIGYGWGTKDEMLNLVLYYLDYKEGDENIEQN, encoded by the coding sequence GTGAGTGAGATTAATTTTTATGAGCATATTGCCCCAATTATTCATAAGAATTGTACGCCTTGTCATCAACCAAATAAAGTTGGGCCTTTTAATTTGATTAGCTACGAAGATGTAGCAAAGCGTGCGAAGTTTATTGCACGTGTAACAGAAACACGCTATATGCCACCATTTCCTGCTGATAGGAAATTTCAAGCTTATTTGAATGAAAGAAGTTTAACGGTTGGGGAAATTACCAAAATAAAGTTATGGATAGAAGGTGGATTAAAAGAAGGCGTAAAGAAAAACTCCTCAATTAATATTTCTACACAGAAAGAAGAAACTAAACCTGATTTAATACTAAAAATGAATAAACCATATCAGGTTTTGGGTGAAAATGTTGAAGATTTTAGGTTTTTTAATTTACCAAGTAATACAACTATTAGCCAATATATTACAGGTATTGGTTTCAAACCGGGCAATAAAAAAGTGGTTCACCATAGCCGATTGATGGTTGATACAACCAACTCGATGCGGGAAATAGATGGATTGTCAGAAACTGATTCCCGCATTTATGAGTTTCAAAAAACAGCCTTAAAAGATGAGTTTCTGTACGGATGGGTACCAGGAAATGATAAAATTCAATTTCCAAAAGGTACTGGAATTAGGCTCAATGCCCAATCTGATTTTTTACTAAATATGCACTATGCACCATCGCCAATTCCAGATACTGACCAATCAGAAATTGAATTGTATTTTGCTAAAGAGCCGATTGAGAGAGAAGTGAAAAACTTTATTTTGCGTGAAAATGATATTTCGAATAAGCCTTTTTTAATTAAAGCTGGCGAAAAAGCTACTTTCTTTATTTCGAAAAAAATTGATAAACCGATGTCTTTGATTTCGGTATTACCACACATGCACTTAATTGGTAAAACTTTTAGGGCATTTGCAATCACTCCCGATGGGGAAGTTGTAAATTTAGTAAAGATTGATAGTTGGGAATTTAATTGGCAAATGACTTATCAGTTCAAAAAACTCTTGAAAATTCCTGCGGGTACAACTTTTATTGTTGAAGCCTCTTATGATAATTCCGTAGAAAATCCTGAAAATCCTTACAATCCACCACGAGAAATTGGCTATGGTTGGGGTACGAAAGATGAAATGCTAAATTTGGTTTTATATTACCTTGATTACAAAGAAGGAGATGAAAATATCGAACAGAATTAA
- a CDS encoding redoxin domain-containing protein: MSWALSKITFKKWNQGLALIPIFFSFFTLAQKLPTDGDEIIDFKKLHKNELSVIIFFDPECPICQKYTKNLTEFDEQFSKENIKLYVVYPFKPIDKNVLAEFREEYRFKLPIIYDSKRQLLKKLNANFTPEVFLVDKRNKIRYHGAIDNWFYGLGRNRAAPTEFYLLDAISALKNHQKIKKKYIEPVGCGL, encoded by the coding sequence ATGAGTTGGGCACTTTCAAAAATAACCTTCAAAAAATGGAATCAGGGCTTAGCTTTGATTCCAATATTCTTTTCATTTTTCACATTGGCACAAAAACTTCCCACTGATGGCGATGAAATAATCGACTTTAAGAAACTTCATAAAAACGAGTTGTCTGTCATTATTTTCTTCGACCCTGAATGCCCGATTTGCCAAAAATACACCAAAAACCTAACGGAGTTTGATGAGCAATTTTCCAAAGAAAATATCAAATTATATGTAGTTTATCCTTTTAAGCCGATTGATAAAAATGTTCTTGCCGAATTTCGAGAAGAATATCGTTTTAAACTTCCTATCATTTATGACTCCAAACGCCAACTTCTCAAGAAATTAAATGCCAACTTTACTCCAGAAGTTTTTTTAGTAGATAAACGTAACAAAATACGTTACCACGGTGCAATTGATAATTGGTTTTATGGTTTAGGAAGAAATCGAGCTGCCCCAACAGAATTTTATTTATTAGATGCCATTTCTGCACTAAAGAATCATCAAAAAATTAAGAAAAAATACATCGAACCAGTAGGCTGTGGTCTTTAA
- a CDS encoding alkaline phosphatase D family protein, protein MRKTLLLFSAFFSINLFSFAQIQSGPMLGYSEMKEVLLWVQTQKEANVKFMYWDIEKPSTKFSTDEIKTNKSEAFVAKLIADNVLPGKRYAYEVYVDKKKVDFNYPLEFQTQSLWQWRTDPPAFKFAVGSCTYVNEEAFDRPGKPYGSEYEIFTSIYKTKPDFMLWGGDNVYLREPDWNTKTGILHRYTHTRSLPEMQPLLANVHNYAIWDDHDFGPNDSDRGFVSKQQTLDVFKLFWGNLNYAFDKEGVTGSFQWADCQFFLLDDRWWRTPNDRSTGSRDYFGQKQLQWLIDALKFSNAPFKFLVVGGQVGNPAKIFENYANYEEERNQLFDLIAKEKIPGVIFISGDRHWTSLCKVERAGTYPLYDLTVSALTSGASAPVKEEKDVYVEGTGVTKHNFGLLEVSGKRTDRVLKINIMDKDGKEVWSKEIKASELK, encoded by the coding sequence ATGAGAAAAACACTTTTACTATTTTCTGCATTTTTCAGTATTAATCTTTTCTCTTTCGCACAGATTCAATCGGGGCCAATGCTTGGGTATTCTGAAATGAAAGAAGTTTTACTTTGGGTACAAACGCAAAAAGAAGCCAATGTCAAGTTTATGTACTGGGACATTGAGAAACCTTCCACAAAATTTTCAACAGATGAAATAAAAACTAATAAATCTGAAGCTTTTGTAGCTAAATTAATCGCTGATAATGTCCTTCCTGGAAAAAGATATGCTTATGAAGTTTATGTAGATAAAAAAAAAGTAGACTTTAATTATCCACTCGAATTTCAAACCCAAAGCCTTTGGCAATGGCGTACTGACCCACCTGCATTTAAGTTTGCAGTAGGAAGTTGTACTTATGTAAATGAAGAGGCCTTCGACCGCCCAGGTAAGCCTTATGGTTCGGAATATGAAATCTTCACAAGTATTTATAAAACTAAACCCGATTTTATGCTCTGGGGAGGTGATAATGTATATTTGAGAGAACCTGATTGGAATACCAAGACGGGTATTTTACACCGATACACTCATACGCGTTCATTGCCCGAAATGCAACCGCTTTTAGCCAATGTACATAACTATGCTATTTGGGATGACCATGATTTTGGGCCGAACGATTCGGACAGAGGATTTGTAAGCAAGCAACAAACTCTTGATGTCTTTAAGCTTTTTTGGGGAAATCTTAATTATGCTTTTGATAAAGAAGGTGTAACTGGTTCATTCCAATGGGCTGATTGTCAGTTCTTTTTATTAGATGACCGCTGGTGGAGAACCCCTAACGACCGCTCAACTGGTTCAAGAGATTATTTTGGTCAGAAACAATTACAGTGGTTGATTGATGCTCTAAAATTCTCAAATGCTCCATTTAAGTTTTTGGTTGTAGGTGGACAAGTCGGGAATCCTGCTAAAATTTTTGAAAACTACGCCAATTACGAAGAAGAAAGAAATCAATTATTTGATTTGATTGCAAAAGAAAAAATACCAGGAGTAATATTTATCAGCGGAGATCGCCATTGGACTTCTCTCTGTAAGGTTGAACGTGCAGGTACTTATCCGTTGTATGACTTGACAGTTTCGGCTCTCACTTCGGGGGCTTCAGCACCAGTAAAAGAAGAAAAAGATGTTTATGTAGAAGGCACGGGTGTTACCAAACACAACTTTGGTTTATTGGAAGTTTCGGGAAAAAGAACTGACCGTGTTCTGAAAATAAATATCATGGATAAAGATGGAAAAGAGGTTTGGAGTAAAGAAATCAAAGCCAGTGAACTAAAATGA
- a CDS encoding DUF3127 domain-containing protein — MEIRGKLIHLLAPQTGEGKNGPWKKQDFVIETDGQYPKKACLTIWGDKHNETFLTIGNEIVVSFDVESREYNGRWYTDLKAWKIELASGMEDAAPAPNYKSSGPVQPTSPAPEFTVSAGGDSDDLPF; from the coding sequence ATGGAAATTAGAGGTAAACTTATTCATTTATTAGCTCCACAAACAGGTGAAGGAAAAAATGGTCCTTGGAAAAAACAAGATTTTGTTATTGAAACAGACGGACAATATCCAAAGAAAGCTTGTTTAACAATTTGGGGCGATAAACATAATGAAACATTTTTGACAATCGGCAATGAAATCGTAGTATCGTTTGATGTTGAAAGTCGTGAATATAATGGTCGTTGGTACACTGACCTAAAGGCATGGAAAATCGAATTGGCTAGTGGTATGGAAGATGCTGCTCCTGCACCGAACTATAAATCTTCTGGGCCAGTTCAACCAACCTCTCCAGCACCTGAGTTTACAGTATCTGCTGGTGGCGACTCTGACGATTTGCCATTCTAA